The proteins below are encoded in one region of [Limnothrix rosea] IAM M-220:
- a CDS encoding phycocyanobilin:ferredoxin oxidoreductase, translated as MISSHPSPVKSVFYPLIQQLADVITTSWHRYLDLEPFVLPEGLGYIEGKLEGERLVIENTCYQSQHFRKMHLEMAKVGKNLDILHCVMFPRSKYALPMFGCDIVAGPRGISAAIVDLSPTTADRTLSPQYKALLEQNKDNFIFSEPRVLPEWGYIFSEYCLFVRPTTAQEEALFLERVREFLEINCQQALQLAPLSAEKQQIHLEGQKNYCSEQQQNDKTRRVLEKAFDKQWADRYISQVLFDVPS; from the coding sequence ATGATCTCTAGCCACCCTTCGCCTGTAAAGTCAGTGTTTTATCCCCTCATACAGCAGTTGGCAGATGTGATCACAACATCATGGCATCGTTATCTAGATTTAGAGCCCTTTGTGTTACCAGAGGGTCTCGGCTACATCGAAGGCAAACTAGAGGGAGAACGCCTCGTCATTGAAAATACCTGTTACCAAAGCCAACATTTCCGCAAAATGCACCTAGAAATGGCCAAAGTTGGTAAAAATCTCGACATTCTCCACTGTGTGATGTTTCCGCGCTCTAAGTATGCGCTGCCGATGTTTGGCTGTGATATTGTAGCTGGGCCACGGGGGATCAGTGCGGCGATCGTTGACTTATCTCCGACCACTGCCGACAGAACATTATCACCCCAGTACAAAGCATTATTAGAACAAAACAAAGACAACTTTATCTTTTCAGAACCCCGTGTTTTACCAGAATGGGGCTATATTTTCTCGGAGTATTGCCTCTTTGTACGTCCCACCACTGCCCAAGAAGAAGCATTATTTCTCGAACGCGTACGGGAATTTCTTGAAATCAATTGCCAACAAGCCCTGCAATTAGCTCCCCTTTCCGCAGAAAAACAGCAGATTCATCTAGAAGGGCAAAAAAATTACTGCTCAGAGCAGCAGCAAAATGATAAGACCCGCCGTGTACTCGAAAAAGCCTTTGATAAGCAGTGGGCAGATCGCTATATCAGCCAAGT
- a CDS encoding ABC transporter ATP-binding protein: protein MIEVEQLSKMYGSTPAIADLSFKVDAGEIVGFLGPNGAGKTTTMRILSAYLPATSGTAKIAGHDVHDESLAVRQNIGYLPEKLPLYPEMTVEGFLDFVAQIKGVSAGDRPEKVDIAIDICQLEAQRSMVIRKLSRGFRQRVGIAQAIVHEPPVIILDEPTIGLDPAQLIEMRNLIKSLAGDRTVLLSTHLLSEVSMTCSRVVMINQGHLVATDTPDNLRAMVSGDGGYYLEIDGNPEQLRPLLAVVPGVMAIKTAILGDRRASLDISIAANYEPGRDLASIVVSAGMGLYEMRRTRSSLEDVFLALTREDPTFSEPEQWGDRPERT from the coding sequence ATGATTGAAGTCGAGCAACTGAGCAAAATGTATGGCTCTACGCCGGCGATCGCCGATTTGAGTTTTAAGGTTGACGCGGGGGAAATTGTTGGTTTTTTGGGGCCTAATGGTGCCGGAAAAACCACGACAATGCGGATTTTGTCGGCCTATCTGCCCGCGACCTCTGGTACGGCAAAAATTGCCGGTCATGATGTTCATGATGAATCTTTAGCCGTACGACAAAATATTGGTTATTTACCGGAAAAATTACCTTTGTATCCGGAAATGACGGTAGAAGGGTTTCTAGATTTTGTTGCGCAAATTAAAGGGGTTAGTGCTGGCGATCGCCCCGAAAAGGTTGATATTGCCATAGACATCTGTCAACTGGAAGCACAGCGCTCTATGGTAATTCGTAAGTTGTCGCGGGGCTTTCGGCAGCGGGTGGGCATTGCCCAAGCCATTGTCCACGAACCTCCGGTCATTATTCTCGATGAGCCGACCATTGGTTTAGATCCCGCCCAGCTCATTGAGATGCGAAACCTCATTAAATCGTTGGCTGGCGATCGCACGGTATTACTATCGACTCACCTATTGTCGGAAGTGAGTATGACCTGTTCACGGGTGGTGATGATTAACCAAGGTCATTTGGTGGCGACAGATACACCGGACAATTTACGGGCAATGGTCAGTGGCGATGGTGGCTACTATCTAGAGATTGATGGTAATCCAGAACAGCTCAGACCTTTGTTGGCGGTTGTGCCGGGGGTAATGGCCATTAAAACAGCAATATTAGGCGATCGCCGCGCCAGTTTAGACATTAGTATTGCGGCGAACTATGAACCGGGGCGGGATTTAGCATCGATCGTGGTTAGTGCTGGCATGGGACTGTACGAAATGCGGCGGACTCGTTCTTCCCTAGAGGATGTTTTCCTTGCCCTTACCCGTGAAGATCCGACCTTCTCTGAACCTGAACAGTGGGGCGATCGCCCTGAGCGAACATGA
- the tatA gene encoding twin-arginine translocase TatA/TatE family subunit — translation MFGLGWPEVLVILGVVVLIFGSKRIPEVGSALGKTLRGFKEEIESPEETEDFVDRDA, via the coding sequence ATGTTTGGTTTGGGTTGGCCAGAGGTCTTGGTGATTCTTGGTGTTGTTGTTCTCATCTTTGGGTCGAAGCGAATTCCTGAAGTGGGTAGTGCTCTCGGTAAAACTTTACGCGGCTTTAAGGAAGAAATTGAATCGCCTGAGGAAACAGAGGATTTTGTTGACCGTGATGCTTGA
- a CDS encoding ABC transporter permease — protein sequence MILNNILAILRRELQQYFFSPVSYIFATLFWFLAGIFFLNFLIGPQSIVMDVAMREQQGLPLPPIDVAAEFLQLFWSVIGALSSFLLPLLSMGLYAEERKQGTLELLATSPLTNWSVAVGKLLGVVSFFSVLLVPIVLWEIIVIGAAEPAVPLLTFLWMHVGVLLLAAAVLSLGMFISSLTESALIAAIMTFSLVLVLWFLELLGDRLTGYWGGVIRHLSLLRHYNNFLVGIVDSSSLVLFVSYIVLGVVLTAQSIEYLRFARR from the coding sequence ATGATTTTAAATAATATTTTGGCAATATTGCGACGGGAACTACAACAATATTTTTTTTCCCCTGTTTCTTATATTTTCGCCACCTTATTTTGGTTTCTGGCGGGTATTTTCTTTTTAAATTTTCTCATTGGCCCACAAAGTATTGTGATGGATGTGGCAATGCGAGAACAGCAGGGTTTGCCCTTGCCTCCCATTGATGTGGCGGCGGAATTTTTGCAACTGTTTTGGAGCGTTATTGGCGCATTAAGTTCATTTCTCTTGCCCTTACTTTCCATGGGTTTATATGCCGAAGAACGCAAACAGGGGACGTTAGAGTTGTTGGCGACTTCGCCCCTGACCAACTGGTCTGTCGCTGTGGGTAAACTATTGGGGGTTGTCTCCTTTTTCTCCGTGTTGCTTGTCCCCATTGTGCTGTGGGAGATCATTGTGATTGGGGCAGCTGAACCGGCTGTTCCTTTACTGACCTTTCTCTGGATGCATGTTGGGGTTTTACTGTTGGCGGCGGCGGTTTTATCGCTGGGGATGTTTATTTCGTCCTTGACGGAAAGTGCTTTAATTGCGGCAATTATGACCTTTTCCCTTGTTCTTGTCCTGTGGTTTTTAGAATTATTGGGCGATCGCCTGACTGGTTATTGGGGGGGGGTCATTCGGCATCTTTCGTTGTTGCGCCATTACAACAATTTTTTGGTGGGCATTGTCGATAGTAGCAGTCTCGTTTTATTTGTGAGCTATATCGTTTTGGGGGTCGTTTTAACTGCCCAATCCATCGAATACCTGCGGTTTGCACGGCGATAA